GCTTCTAAGAGTAACGCTAAAAAAAGCCAAAGTCTCTTTTCAGACCTCGCCACAGACCTCACTGCCGACCTCACCACAGACCTCACATGTCATGAACACCTCAACAAAAAACactttcacttaaaaaaaaaaaaaaattaaaagaagaaatcaaagaaatcaaatctaAAAGATAAGGCTTGGATTGTGAAAATTCACCCAAGcgaaagaggaaaagctacCGGAAGATGGAAAAATACCATTCACTCGATTTTGTTAGCTTTGTCAGGGGTGTGCTATACTAGTGAATAATCCTTTCAACATCAATGAAATGTTCGGCAGGCATAGACACTGAAATTACCATTTTTCTTACACAGGAAATAGAAAACCACCGATTGTTGAAGAAACCTATTTGGTATCACCAACTTCGCTCTCCAGGTGCAACAAGGAAACCACCTAATTTGAGCGTGCATCATACCACCTAATTTGAGCGTGCAATGACAAGtcactttccttttttgcaATTTGGACAAATAACAGTCCCTTCACTTGCCTAACCAAAAGCATGCACCAGTCTACTCAGTCGCTCTCGATGTTTAACACCTAGCAAAGCCAATTAATGGATTCATTGGAAACTTGAGCTTGCATAGACTGGAAAGGTCCACCACACACAAGTTGTTAAGTGGCCGCAAAATTTATGGAATGCGACAACTGATAGTAGCTGAAATCCGCTGACAAACATGCATCATAAATTCTATCGAGGTGGACTCATGCAAGTGACTCAATTTTCTCCCACTcgaattaaattttgattaaggtgtcaaaatatcaaaacaaaacTCGTAAGCAAAATTCAAACGGATTAGAAACCCAATCTAGTTTTGATACTCTAATGCgatcgtgtcgtgtcgtgtcgtgtcgtgatTTGTATCTAATAAATGTGTTCGAAAAAGGACTTTGGATTGAGAGACGACGTGTTCATGTAGCAATCGAATATTGGAGCCCGAACAGGCGGCCGAGAAATGCAAATTCCAGAGATCCCGCTTGTCGTATTCATGAACCTCGTTCATCACGCCGCCCTCGCTGGAGAGATCGACCTACCGAATCTCGTGCAACATGTGGTCCGACAAGACGTTACACTGAACACATCAGTTCCATCGTACGTTCCCTAGGCACCTAATTTGTccccaaaaatttatttctctcttttttttttccttaaaatactCGACCGGCCTTAAAAGGCTCCCGTGGATTCCCATCATCTGAATGCCTACCCAAATCTCGCAATCTTATCCGTGTCGTCTGGTGGTTGGTTGGTTGGCCCTGTAGCGCCCACGGACACTCCCTTCCCCCCCGTCCACTCACGTCGCCGGACCTTCCCTTCTCCCGGCCGGCCTCGTTCCATCTCACCGGGCTTGcaaatttccaagaaaacgGGCACATCTCGGTGGTTGGGCTCGAGCCATCTTGCCGAGAAAGGTCGCTCTTTTGCTGTTTTCGGTCACTGTTCTGCGTCAATGGTGGACGTGAGGAAAGTGGAATTGGCCAAAACTCTGGTAGTGGAGCTCGTGGTGGGTTGTCCTCTTTAAGCACACCGTCTGCCCCGTCGCGGAAGTCCTCCCCAAATCTTGCTCACCCATCTCTTTCTTTTCGCTCTCGAGACCCAGGATCGGATTCATCGTTTTCAAGAATCGAAAACATGAGCTGCGTCAATTTGAGCACCACCTGTTCGATCTTTAACCAAGCGAGCAGATCCAATTTGCTCCATCCCCTGAAAACTCCGACCTTTCCGCGGATTTGTCCGAGACCCGCCAGACCCATTTCTTGTTCCTCCCCCAGATTGCGCTTCTCCGTCTCCGCGATCCTCACCAAGGAAGAGGAGGCCACCACCGAGGACAAAGAAGGGCGGCCCCCGTTCAATTTCAAGGAGTACATGCTCGAGAAGGGGTGCTCCGTGAACGCGGCGCTCGACTCCTCGGTCTTGCTCCGGCCGCCGCTGAAGATTCATGAGGCCATGAGGTATTCGTTGCTCGCCGGCGGGAAGAGGGTCCGCCCGGTGCTGTGCATAGCGGCGTGCGAGCTCGTGGGAGGGCAGGAGTCGATGGCCATGCCGTCGGCTTGCGCTGTCGAGATGATCCACACCATGTCTCTGATTCACGATGACCTTCCCTGTATGGACAACGACGACTTGCGCCGCGGAAAGCCCACCAACCACAAGGTCCTGTGCCTAGTTTGCTCGCTTGTTTATAATGATTTGATGCTTGGTGGGATGTTAATTGTGCTTATATTTGGCGAAATCGAGGTGGATCTTTGCTTCGTTATTGCAAAGTGTTGTCCCAGGAGGTGGGGGTTTATGTTGGCCGCTTTTCTGCAACTTGTGTATGTTGAGATTAGTAACATGatcatacttttcttgatggtTGATTCATGTAGTAGTGATAGCCATTGGATATGTGGATTTCATATAGTACAAGCTCATGAAGTTGGTTTCACCAGCGAAATTAGAATTATGAATAATAGTGAGATTGGAGAATCAGTCCAGTTGAATTTCTGCTTGTTGGCTAATATGAATGTGCTAGTAAACTTACTATGCTTTATTGGGAGTGACATGCAAGTTTCGTTAAAACTTAAACTTTGAAGCTTACTGTTATGTAACTTATTCTTGCAGGTTTATGGTGAAGATGTTGCTGTTTTGGCTGGAGACGCCCTACTGGCATATGCATTTGAGCATATTGCGGTAGAAACCAAGGGGGTTTCGCCCACAAGGATAGTCAGAGCAATCTTTGAATTGGCGAGGTCTATTGGAGCAGAAGGCCTCGTTGCTGGCCAAGTGGTGGATATAAGTTCTGAAGGAATCGCTAATGTAGGATTGGAGCACCTTGAGTTTATTCATCTCCACAAGACTGCGGCGTTGCTCGAAGCGTCTGTTGTTCTTGGGGCAATTATGGGAGGTGGGTCTAATGAAGAAGTTGAGAAGTTGCGGAGTTTTGCAAGGTGTATTGGGTTGTTATTTCAAGTGGTGGATGATATTCTGGATCTGACCCAGTCTTCTCAAGAACTGGGTAAAACGGCTGGCAAGGATTTGGTGGCTGACAAAGTTACGTATCCAAAGCTAATGGGCATTGAAAAATCTAGGGAGTTGGCCAACAAACTGAACAAAGATGCTCAAGAACAGCTATTTGGATTTGATATAGCGAAGGCAGCTCCATTGATTGCTTTGGCAGATTACATTGCTAACAGGCAGAACTAATTGTTCCATAAAAGGTAGGATTAATTGTTCAGGGAGGTTTTGGGTTATCATTTACAGTAGAACTTGCTGGGAACTCATGAATTAGAGGACATGATACTAATGGGTGGTGGATTTATATTAAGTGTCCAGCAGTCACTTCTCAGTGTTGCTTGAGGTCTTATCACTAGTCATTCCGAAACCCAAACCCCTGATTTTTCTCTGGAGGAAATGATACAAAGGAAACTTTAATGCTGTCAATGTTATATCGTGTAATTTGATCTCAGAAGAATGTAGCACATTCCCATCCAGTCGTTTTTAGTACTGTCATTGTTGCATATcgtaaattgattttttcttatttaccaTCAGTCAATAGCTCGTAGTTTCCACACGTGAGATTAATGTGATCTGAAGCTTCAGATgaccatgttttgcattttcatcTTCGGCTCTGTGAGGACTTTCTGGGTTACATAGTTCTTGCTTCCATTGCCAAGGCTGTTTGCCCTTTGCAGACTAAGAATTACAGAAACCAGTTTCGTGATTTTGCAATGCATGATCTCTCTGGCAAACCCCCACACTATGTTTTCGGCATCTAGAGCATCATCCTTCCTGTTCTTTCTCTCAAGGCTTTAACAAGTCTGAGACATTCTGGATGTGAAATTATACCTGGTCTTGATTGTTGATGTGATTAATGGTATAACTCTCTTGCTGCCCTATTAGTAAGGTGGGAACTTGTGTACTGTTGAAGCTGAAGAACTGTTTGGTCCTCAGGCATAGTAATTCTTTATGAAACTTTTAATTATTGATCTCCCAGATAAACTCATTATAGCATCTTTGGAGCGATTATGCAGTTCGCTCGAGCTTTTTATGTGGAACCGATTAACTAAACCTGGATCGTGCTATGAATTGGCGATTTCCCATTTGTTGAGTTCCTAGTAAATGTGTCTTTTTTGTGGATCCCCTGTGCATACTGCACAAGCAGGATCTACTATATATAGTGCCAGTTGATACTCAGTACAAAATCCTAGAATAGATTCGGCTGTTCTTCTAGTACGTGCGACTTCACTTGgaattgcaatttttcaaaGTGTATCTTGACATATCTAGGTTTATTACCGAAAGGTTCATATGACAGCTGTTTGATCAAATTAGAGTCGGTCATTTTCTGATTGATCGGGGCGAACCATCTCACTTTTTGGGAGAGCACGAGGAGCTGATCCCTGCCTATGCAAACGTCTCTCCCGCAAGAGATTATAAGTCATTCCGCATTTGGTGGACGCACAACCCCATATTCCCTGCCAGTTACTTGAGCTCGATTCACAAATTATTAGAGATCAGCACGATCGTTTTCAATGTTCGAGCAGCTCGAGTACTTAATTGGGTCGAGCTATGGCTTGGGTTTGAGCTCAAACTTGGAAAGCACAATCTTGAGTTGCAAACTAGGTCGCCACAACTTGATGCTATTGCGCCGGTACTTCAGCGTATGGCATCAAATGCAAGTCAAGTTTCAAACTCtagaaaaacaggaaaaaaaccAGCACGATATAAAGTAAAAGTGAACTCTAAACACAAATTAAAGAACTCATGCACCTTTCCGCCAAGATAAGATATGCTTTTTATGTCCACCAATAATTGCAACGATCCAAACCAGATTAAAATATGTATCGCACGATCCACACGAGATTATAATATGAATAGTGCATGAGATGAGATGAGGAACAAAAGGGTTATTCAAATGTTAATAATCTGAGATATCAAGATCTGGAAGGTGTGCTGTCCgaatggaaataaaaaaggcaatggagtgaaagaaaccagagcAAACAAAGAAAACTGAAAACGAAAGAGTGAAAGAGACGCGGTTGCCGGGGATCGAACCGCCGGCTCACCACTCAACAGCGACCTCCATGCCCGTTCTCGAGAAACTTTCGATGAAGACCCGTCCTTGTGTTTAATTTGATTGGAGGGGCATGAAAAGAAATGATGGATGTTGAAAGGATCATGAAACGACGTTTAAAGGATCATGAAACTCGTGACTTgaaattatcacaaaaaattattgatttgaaATTACATATCAAAGTGGGGAAGAGAATAATTGGTTTGCATTCATATTTAAACTTGACAAGTATGGATGAACGGGTTCAGAGCTGGATTAATCCAACCTTGGAACATGAAATCTATCTATACAAGGTCTATTATCAgattttggaacttgaaatcaACCCCGTAGAGTTTGGAACTACTTCTAATTTGATTTGATCTAGATCAGTGTAAGGGAATTGGCTGagtcttcttcttatttttcattgttatttatttttgaaaggaTGAACTTACTCTTTTAAATTACATATTCATTAAGACACAATATTTAGcatcaaaatgggaaaaagtAAAACATTGGTAAATCCAAACAGAAATATAAAGCAATAGGGAATCATTCAGCTCATTCCTTGATCAAGCAAAATGAAAGCTAAAGTAACAACAAAAATCTCCACTTGACAAAGCAACAACTGTTGAAAGATGAACGCATAAAATAACATGTAATTCTaaccatttgaaaataaaacgGGTTCGATCTAGGGTTGGTATGCCAGTCCGGTTCAATGCCTTTATCCTGGGACTGGATCGCACAATGTCATTCCTAATTATCTACCTTGGACCCGTGCTTAGCTTTTTACTTTTCGATAGTGTGATAAATTAGGCACTAAATTCCAAATATTTATCTAGTTTTATACTTGTAGAATGTGCTCGGCCAATGTTAGCTcaaaacttttctattttccaaaaagatATATTGGGTGAttctatatgaaaatatcaaaattttgagaatttttcaatacTAAAAATATATAGTCATAGCCAATTGTAAATTCTATGTTAGAtcataaacatgaaaaattGCAAGTTTGCAGGTACgggtgtttttgtttttacGAAAATGATTTTCGTGAAATTATTTCTCAATTGATTCGCTGAAAGTAGATATTTTACTAAAAAGATTTCACATCAAAGAAAACAACCGTAGGTAgagttgaagaaaataatttcgccatcctaaaagaaagaaatcacttCCTTTAGCTCCTTTTCCACAAACACTCACACAAAATAGAAAACCTTTCTCAGGTGAAGTTTTATGATCACTAAGAAATTAAGTTCGCTAGTTATTgcatttgttttcattttttgacaTCCTTTCTTTAGGttgctttattttgataacAATATAACTTAAAGTCTATACTTCATACATTAGTAATGTCATAAATAAGGATTTTGATATAATCTCAATATCGTACAATGGGAACAAAATATAATTCCATTCATGGGCGTGAACCTACCTTCAAAGGTGAAGAATTGGGCTAAGCTCCAATCCACTATTGGGTGATACTTGAATGGGGATGGGAAAGGTGTACTTCGCAGTGACGGAGATGGGTGAAGCTAGCTATGTGCTTGGTGTCAAAATCGTTCGAGATAGATTTAATAAACGCCAGTGAAATTGAATTCTGTGAAGATGCAAAGTACCAATGGCTAGCTTATTAGAGGCATATCAAATGCCTTTTCTAAGAGACGATTAAAGATACCATAGAATTCTCAACAGCCAGTCTAGCTTTGGATGTTAGAGCTTGCGTTGGCTATAATGGAGAGAACAATCTTTGAAAGTAAAATCTAaacattgaaaatgttttccatctcACTTTCAAGTACCTTAACAAACCACTAAAAACTAGTCAttccttaaaaatgattttcattaaaaaaatattttccttcattatAAAATTTTGCACGAATAAGACACACCCTAAAATCTTAGAATGACTTGTACACTTTGCTTTCATTACTTGTATTTGGGTAAATGTAAGAAAATGACTTGTTACTATCAAACAtctcaaatttaagaaaacatGTCACTATCATCTTTCAAGTTATGTTGAGTTTTATAGCTAAAAAGTCATTTAGGGCTTTAAtgcttaaaaatttaatttaattctttaatatgatgaaaaattgaaacacattttatctttttctttgcaagcccttgcccaaatccaagcaaacgtcatcggcccttgcctagatttggctTGTTCTACGTGTATGTTTGTTTAGCACTTCAAAAACGAAATAAACTCCACTTTTTAATTTCTCATAGAGCTTAAAACATTATATAGATTTCTATAAgcaatgaaaatattaatataaatttacATATCAAGATTTGTATATTATGAAGATATCGAGTGATacgggttaaaaaaaaaattaggatttaattaaatcaattgaaagatttaaaattggtttatattttgtaaataagatttaaaacttttagtacacttgttaaaaagaaaacgaaGTCATCtagaattttaatattttaaaacttaatttatAGACAATTTAAAATCACAATTCAACACAATATTTAACATAACCTAAACTTCAGCCTTTGTCACGAATGGGCCTTGGTCAGTCATCCATCATTCTTGTCCAATCAATAATAACATAAACAAAGCATCTTAAAGATAAAAC
This region of Eucalyptus grandis isolate ANBG69807.140 chromosome 8, ASM1654582v1, whole genome shotgun sequence genomic DNA includes:
- the LOC104456843 gene encoding geranylgeranyl pyrophosphate synthase, chloroplastic; the protein is MSCVNLSTTCSIFNQASRSNLLHPLKTPTFPRICPRPARPISCSSPRLRFSVSAILTKEEEATTEDKEGRPPFNFKEYMLEKGCSVNAALDSSVLLRPPLKIHEAMRYSLLAGGKRVRPVLCIAACELVGGQESMAMPSACAVEMIHTMSLIHDDLPCMDNDDLRRGKPTNHKVYGEDVAVLAGDALLAYAFEHIAVETKGVSPTRIVRAIFELARSIGAEGLVAGQVVDISSEGIANVGLEHLEFIHLHKTAALLEASVVLGAIMGGGSNEEVEKLRSFARCIGLLFQVVDDILDLTQSSQELGKTAGKDLVADKVTYPKLMGIEKSRELANKLNKDAQEQLFGFDIAKAAPLIALADYIANRQN